One window from the genome of Bdellovibrio sp. NC01 encodes:
- a CDS encoding CsbD family protein, whose amino-acid sequence MNNDFIQGKWKEIKGDLRKAWGNVTDDEWEKTKGDATAIAGVLQQKYGMAKEEASQKVSAVMDKYLSSTREDLDKPERPH is encoded by the coding sequence ATGAATAACGACTTTATCCAAGGAAAATGGAAAGAGATCAAAGGCGACCTTCGCAAAGCGTGGGGCAACGTCACTGACGATGAGTGGGAAAAAACCAAAGGTGATGCCACAGCAATCGCAGGCGTGCTTCAACAAAAATATGGCATGGCGAAAGAAGAAGCCTCGCAAAAAGTTTCAGCAGTGATGGACAAATACCTTTCTTCAACTCGTGAAGATCTCGACAAACCAGAGCGCCCTCACTAA
- a CDS encoding GlsB/YeaQ/YmgE family stress response membrane protein: protein MITAVFLGVLVAVAVKTYARSKNVGGWVITLLLGVTGSFFSYFIGAKAGIFLPYEPLAIIVSLLGASFVLALYSYLLRKTTQLN from the coding sequence ATGATCACAGCAGTTTTTTTAGGCGTTTTAGTTGCAGTCGCAGTGAAAACTTATGCGCGCAGTAAGAACGTCGGCGGTTGGGTCATTACTCTGCTTTTAGGTGTAACAGGATCGTTCTTCAGTTACTTCATCGGAGCGAAAGCAGGAATCTTCCTGCCTTATGAACCGCTCGCGATTATTGTGTCTTTACTAGGCGCAAGTTTCGTTTTGGCTCTTTACAGCTATCTTCTGCGCAAAACAACTCAGTTAAATTAA